Genomic segment of Candidatus Hydrogenedentota bacterium:
GGTTGGCACGGCACGCCGGTGCGATATGAACTGGCCGGAGGGCAGTGACGGACGGACCCGCCGTGCCGCGGCGGGCCAACCGGGGAGCGGAATACCGGGATGCGTGTTACATGCTTATGTTTGAACCCATAGGGAGTAGCAGTGTGTATTATCATGGCATGCAGTTCGACAGACGCCTCAGGCGGCTCGCGACGGTTCTTGCGCTCTCGTGTTCGGCCGCTCGGGCGGAGACCCCGATTGTGGATTTGTGGCGGTTTACGACCGAAACGCCGCCCGAAGGCTGGCAGCAACCGGATTTTGACGACAGCACGTGGCAAGAGGGGTACGGCGGCTTTGGCACGCCCGGCCGCGACAGACTGCGTGTGGACACGTCTTGGGAAACGGCCGACATCTGGTTGCGCAAGGTCGTGGAGGCCGGGGAGGGGGCGGAAGAACACGCGCTATACATCTGTCACAATGACGACGCCGACGTCTACTTGAATGGGCGTCTGATTGCGACGCTAGGTGGGGCCGTTCTGCGATATAAGCTTCTTCCCGTCGGCGCGGAGGGCGCCGCTGCGCTGCGACCGGGACACAATGTGCTCGCGGTTCACTGTCACAACGAGCGCGGCGTTCAGTTCATCGACGCGCACTTGGTTGCGGCCGGTTCTGAACCTGTTCTACCTCCCAAACACAGCCAGACTGTTCCGTTCAAGACCAGTCTCGTGACGCGATGGGGTCTTGAGGTCACGCCGGAGAACGCGTGGACCGAGTATCCGCGGCCGCAGATGGTCCGGCAAGCATGGCAGAACCTGAACGGTCTCTGGGAGTATGCGGTTACGCCTGTCCAGCGGCAGGAACCGCCGCAAAACTGGGACGGCGAAATCCTTGTTCCGTTCGCGCTGGAATCGAAACTCGGCGGCGTGCAGCGATTGCTGCAGCCCACGGAAGCGCTGTGGTACCGGCGCTCGCTGGAACTCCCCGGCGCGGCAGGCGCGCGAACGCTCTTGAATTTCGAGGCCGTCGACTACCATTGCGACGTCTGGCTGAACGGGGCGCACGTGGGGAACCACCAGGGCGGCAATACGCCGTTTTCGCTGGATGTCACAGACGCTGTTCGGCAGGGCGCCAACAATCTCATCGTACGGGTGGAAGACGCCACCGAATCCTGGCAACTGCATGGGAAACAGGTTCTTGCGCCCCGGGGCATCTGGTACACGCGCGTGTCCGGCATCTGGCAGACGGTCTGGCTTGAACAGGTCCCCGAAACGTACATCGAGGACTTGCACATTGTCACCGATGCCTCGTCCGGCACCATACGCCTCTCGGCGGACTTGGGCGGATCCGGCGGTTCGGCAGTACTTCGCGT
This window contains:
- a CDS encoding glycoside hydrolase family 2; amino-acid sequence: MQFDRRLRRLATVLALSCSAARAETPIVDLWRFTTETPPEGWQQPDFDDSTWQEGYGGFGTPGRDRLRVDTSWETADIWLRKVVEAGEGAEEHALYICHNDDADVYLNGRLIATLGGAVLRYKLLPVGAEGAAALRPGHNVLAVHCHNERGVQFIDAHLVAAGSEPVLPPKHSQTVPFKTSLVTRWGLEVTPENAWTEYPRPQMVRQAWQNLNGLWEYAVTPVQRQEPPQNWDGEILVPFALESKLGGVQRLLQPTEALWYRRSLELPGAAGARTLLNFEAVDYHCDVWLNGAHVGNHQGGNTPFSLDVTDAVRQGANNLIVRVEDATESWQLHGKQVLAPRGIWYTRVSGIWQTVWLEQVPETYIEDLHIVTDASSGTIRLSADLGGSGGSAVLRVTVKDGDQTVVTGEGGSAGLSVSVNNAKLWTPDSPHLYTLEIELLDAQGSTVDRVSSYAGIRSAGKARDAAGHLRFTLNGREIFHLGPLDQGWWPDGLLTPPSDEAMLYDIEYLKAAGFNMIRKHIKVEPRRYYYHCDRLGMMVWQDQPSAGNGPSWKFVQADPVDADWPEEHHKQYLRELECMVDSLENNPCIVVWVPFNEAWGQHRSVEVGRWTAQRDPGRLVNIASGGNFWTVGDIVDFHSYPEPDFPFDEARFGGFIKVVGEFGGHGFPVENHLWDPAQRNWGYGQLPATAEEHQARYRASLVRLGELRKLGIAGGVYTQTTDVETEINGLLTYDRAVAKIPAAELAELHRAALGNL